A stretch of Elgaria multicarinata webbii isolate HBS135686 ecotype San Diego chromosome 5, rElgMul1.1.pri, whole genome shotgun sequence DNA encodes these proteins:
- the LOC134399744 gene encoding stromelysin-1-like encodes MKSFLLLITLCGALTCALPVVQETEKVAEKDMEFAKKYMESYYPESDSTPVRRSRIIAADKIQRMQEFFGLRVTGKLDSSTLDAMKKPRCGVPDLGEYNTFPNSPKWGKRDLTYSIQNYTPDMHQADVDDAIERAWKVWSDVTPLTFSRVYGRPADIEISFAARSHGDYMPFDGQGGQLAHAYSPAFGGNAHFDEDESWTRDLQGTNLFLVAAHEFGHSLGLGHSNVWGSLMFPVYQPWDPQNLRLHTDDIEGIQYLYGPPEDDEGSSGNPAPPPKIPTEAPSTDLCNSDLAFDAVTTLRGETVFFKDSFFWRKHPSRSDIEKTPISAFWPALSSGIDAAYESEADDTVFLFKGHKYWATKGNIIQPGFPKNIHHLGFPRTVKKIDSAAYDKSSKKTYFFSGNKYWRYDEAKNSMEKGYPRKITADFHQIGSNVDAAILHNGHFSLFSGSNQYEFDSKTKKFLVMKRSNRWFGCL; translated from the exons ATGAAGAGCTTCCTACTGTTGATCACGCTCTGTGGAGCGCTTACTTGTGCTCTGCCTGTCGTCCAAGAAACTGAAAAAGTTGCAGAAAAGGACATGGAGTTTGCCAag AAATACATGGAAAGCTACTATCCTGAATCAGACTCAACTCCTGTTAGAAGAAGCAGAATTATTGCTGCTGACAAAATACAACGAATGCAGGAATTCTTTGGTCTAAGAGTGACGGGAAAACTAGATTCAAGCACTTTGGATGCAATGAAGAAACCCAGGTGTGGGGTTCCTGATTTAGGGGAATACAACACCTTTCCCAACTCTCCAAAATGGGGGAAGAGAGACCTGACATATAG TATTCAGAACTACACACCAGATATGCATCAGGCTGATGTAGATGATGCAATCGAGAGAGCTTGGAAAGTGTGGAGTGATGTGACTCCCTTGACCTTCTCCAGGGTTTATGGACGCCCTGCAGATATAGAGATCTCTTTTGCTGCTAGAT CCCATGGTGACTATATGCCCTTTGACGGACAAGGCGGACAGCTGGCTCATGCTTATTCCCCTGCCTTTGGTGGAAATGCCCATTTTGATGAGGATGAAAGTTGGACAAGAGATTTGCAAg GAACTAACCTTTTCCTTGTTGCTGCCCATGAGTTTGGCCACTCTCTGGGTCTTGGACATTCCAATGTTTGGGGGTCTCTTATGTTTCCAGTCTACCAACCTTGGGACCCCCAAAACCTCAGGCTTCATACAGATGACATTGAAGGCATCCAGTACCTTTATG GACCCCCTGAAGATGATGAAGGTTCATCAGGAAacccagcaccaccaccaaaaaTTCCAACAGAAGCACCATCCACAGACTTATGCAACTCTGATCTGGCTTTTGATGCTGTCACTACTCTCCGAGGGGAAACTGTATTCTTTAAAGACAG CTTCTTCTGGCGAAAGCATCCGTCAAGAAGTGATATTGAAAAGACACCTATTTCTGCTTTCTGGCCAGCGTTGAGCAGTGGCATAGATGCTGCCTATGAATCTGAAGCTGATGACACAGTATTTCTTTTCAAAG GACATAAATATTGGGCTACTAAGGGAAATATCATACAGCCTGGTTTCCCAAAAAATATCCACCACTTGGGCTTCCCCAGAACAGTTAAGAAAATCGATTCAGCTGCTTATGACAAAAGCTCAAAGAAAACATACTTCTTTTCGGGCAACAAGTACTGGAG ATATGATGAAGCCAAGAATTCAATGGAGAAAGGTTACCCAAGGAAGATAACAGCTGACTTCCATCAAATTGGCTCCAACGTGGATGCTGCTATTCTACATAATG gacatttctctctcttcagcGGCTCAAATCAATATGAGTTTGACAGCAAAACCAAAAAATTTCTGGTCATGAAAAGGAGCAACAGGTGGTTTGGCTGCCTGTGA